One Dermatophagoides farinae isolate YC_2012a chromosome 1, ASM2471394v1, whole genome shotgun sequence genomic region harbors:
- the Nup133 gene encoding nuclear pore complex protein Nup133: MSAKSKLNISSNNFHGNSSSSLVVKDFPSKLPYRIIEALSTPNLASKNLTARISRDGWAWFVVGRKLFIWRYLDDTISNKPKTTKCYELLLPASDIAHKAELVCVSNSMTHYQQQQQSRFPSAIAVSPEGSIRYWPSIFQENDVYDAIVGADLNGQECQILIDIRPLGCILGTTTNSLAHIYVDYRSRQEPNQSPIICHTLKIPQSLFSGIGRKFSSFIYGSLPTANYSAESRQILRIIRNEPLDDNDDVLPVFILALHNCSIQKWIIEDYDGENFCGRIDLEKHLKEAFINKFWDRTTTHHNQISIWIMDIALNRFNEIMLLVMCNNSDVPNDNHFALFSLMPDLYPLDGSPLESQYSSSPIKSARYLTDNRLSFNELLLQSRSPSAPSLSQNRQFNLISMMDSQICYIFNSTRIYKVNLNNQDCIEEIDLESMNDFLLGVNRIDQNLLLLTFKNGFLSVECQTADSVSSKQLSASDREFIHSNQTDKLSLLKRALQFFMKDDKTRAELLVHETFPFIRTELAAEIKQPINTTELDATVCALSTNICDQIPHADPRWSTFIDNENCFDLQQPNQKQQEPPGSVIIGTQLEEKILTHNSFIELQKRTGIWDSLTSLTTFKSILPTKLILCEHSEKLLVCMALWKLHPHYGTILVNAIKKVLDKRKGTGVLKGFDSHSHLTNQDLFYREVTKVDELFWQLVEIEETQFQTGHTYDEQLIISITDIMTSVFAEVCRYRQINGVIYQSAVVADCDYVPWSSEQRISGVRDVWIKQFDLLIRCFRVDARCHMIGDEERWIFVGQKLADLADIILDSFVCQLGYLNPTNEKFATLRRAFEMIRYKCLEPLLRIKQYDRVAELAEKYEDFDILIKICEALDNQEQLKHYSQRFAEKGFAEYLFEWYLKEGKQGKMLSSSTTANNQKLDAFLSNHDSLKWLHQLHSHRYKEASSTLKKLGLFEENCVARRKTMLSIGKLALIASGDTNYTDFDDQLCFLQYQSDLSDSLLQKNGLDRKTMSVFPPKQLVDILISGVEGPNEELKNFQKALEIAEIVERRYSIDLHRQILFKIWQKAFEKDEWSKYCTDNLELFIKKSFFYQLAITYYGDESKKLPDIEALAENFSLVKENQKAAYFLRAAYEMIL; encoded by the exons ATGTCAGCAAAATCAAAACTGAACATATCTTCGAATAACTTTCATGGcaattcatcgtcatcattggtAGTAAAAGATTTTCCATCAAAACTTCCTTATCGTATTATTGAAGCTCTTTCTACACCAA ATTTAGCATCGAAAAATTTGACAGCACGAATATCTCGTGATGGCTGGGCTTGGTTCGTTGTTGGAcgtaaattattcatttggcGATATCTGGATGATACGATTAGCAATAAACCAAAGACTACCAAATGTTATGAATTACTATTGCCGGCTAGTGATATTGCACACAAAGCTGAACTAGTTTGTGTATCGAATTCGATGACCCAttatcaacagcaacaacagagCCGATTTCCTAGTGCCATCGCTGTAAGCCCTGAAGGTTCGATCCGATATTGGCCAAGTATATTTCAGGAGAATGATGTTTATGACGCGATCGTCGGTGCCGATCTGAACGGCCAAGAATGTCAAATTTTAATAGATATTCGTCCGTTAGGATGTATACTAGGCACTACCACCAATTCGTTAGCTCACATTTATGTTGATTATCGATCGCGCCAAGAACCAAATCAATCACCGATCATATGCCATACGTTGAAGATTCCGCAGAGTTTATTCTCTGGTATTGGCCGAAAATTTAgttcattcatatatggaTCATTACCAACTGCAAATTATTCGGCCGAATCCAGACAAATTTTACGCATTATTCGTAACGAGCCattagatgataatgatgatgttttacCGGTCTTTATTCTAGCTTTACACAATTGTTCCATTCAAAAATGGATTATTGAAgattatgatggtgaaaatttttgtggTCGAATCGATTtagaaaaacatttaaaagaagctttcatcaacaaattttgGGACCGTACAACAACGCATCATAATCAGATTTCCATTTGGATCATGGATATTGCattgaatcgattcaatGAGATAATGCTGTTGGTCATGTGTAACAATTCTGATGTgccaaatgataatcattttgctttgttttcattaatgCCCGATTTATATCCATTAGATGGATCACCCCTTGAGTCACAATATTCCAGTTCGCCTATAAAATCAGCTCGATATTTAACCGACAATCGTTTATCATTTAATGAACTTCTTTTACAATCACGTTCACCATCAGCACCGTCTTTGTCTCAAAATCGTCAATTCAATCTTATCTCAATGATGGATTCACAAATTTgttatattttcaattcaactcGTATTTATAAGGTTAATCTTAACAATCAAGATTGTATTGAAGAAATCGATTTAGAATCCATGAATGACTTTTTGCTCGGCGTCAAtcgaattgatcaaaatcttCTATTATTAACCTTTAAGAATGGATTCCTATCTGTTGAATGTCAAACAGCAGATTCGGTCTCTTCCAAACAATTATCTGCATCGGATCGAGAATTCATACATTCTAATCAAACTGATAAATTATCCTTGCTAAAACGAGCGTTACAATTTTTTATGAAGGATGATAAAACCCGTGCTGAATTACTTGTACACGAGACGTTTCCGTTCATCCGAACAGAACTAGCGGCTGAAATTAAACAACCTATAAATACAACAGAATTGGATGCGACTGTCTGTGCACTCAGCACGAATATCTGTGACCAGATACCGCATGCTGATCCACGATGGTCAActtttattgataatgaaaattgttttgatcTACAGCAGCCGAATCAGAAACAACAAGAGCCTCCTGGTTCTGTTATCATTGGGACACAATTAGAGGAGAAAATTTTGACacacaattcattcatcgaatTGCAAAAAAGAACAGGTATATGGGATTCACTAACATCGCTGACAACTTTCAAATCCATTTTGCCGACCAAATTGATTCTTTGTGAACATTCGGAAAAGCTACTAGTTTGTATGGCACTTTGGAAATTGCATCCACATTACGGTACCATTCTTGTAAATGCAATTAAAAAGGTTTTGGATAAACGAAAAGGCACCGGAGTGTTAAAAGGATTCGATTCACATAGTCATCTAACTAATCAAGATTTATTCTATCGTGAAGTGACCAAAGTGGATGAATTATTCTGGCAGCTAGTCGAGATAGAAGAAACACAATTCCAAACAGGTCATACATATGACGAACAATTGATCATTTCGATAACGGATATAATGACCTCAGTGTTTGCTGAAGTATGTCGATATCGACAAATTAATGGTGTTATTTATCAATCAGCAGTGGTTGCCGATTGTGATTATGTACCATGGTCATCCGAACAACGGATAAGCGGTGTTCGAGATGTTTGGatcaaacaatttgatttacTCATTCGATGCTTCCGAGTCGATGCGCGATGTCATATGATTGGTGATGAAGAACGATGGATTTTTGTTGGACAAAAACTTGCTGATTTAGCCGACATTATACTTGATAGTTTTGTATGTCAACTCGGTTATCTTAATccaacgaatgaaaaatttgcaaCACTACGGCGAGCTTTTGAAATGATCCGATATAAATGTCTTGAACCATTGCTTCGAATAAAACAATATGATCGTGTTGCTGAATTAGCCGAAAAATACGAAGATTTTGATATACTCATCAAAATATGTGAAGCATTGGACAATCAAGAACAGCTCAAACATTATTCACAACGTTTTGCCGAAAAGGGATTTGCCGAATATCTATTCGAATGGTATTTGAAAGAAGGAAAGCAAGGTAaaatgttatcatcatcgacaacagctaataatcaaaaattggatgcatttttatccaatcatgattcattgaaatggTTACATCAATTGCATTCACATCGATACAAAGAAGCAAgttcaacattgaaaaaacttGGCCTATTTGAAGAGAATTGTGTTGCACGTAGAAAAACAATGCTTAGCATTGGTAAATTGGCATTGATTGCAAGTGGTGATACGAATTATAcagattttgatgatcaacttTGTTTTCTTCAATATCAATCCGATCTTTCCGATTCTTtgttacaaaaaaatggtctTGATCGTAAAACAATGTCTGTTTTTCCACCCAAACAATTGGTcgatattttgatttcagGTGTCGAAGGTCcaaatgaagaattgaaaaattttcaaaaggCCCTTGAAATTGCTGAAATCGTTGAACGACGATATTCGATTGATCTTCATCGTCAGATCTTGTTTAAAATCTGGCAAAAAGCATTCGAAAAAGATGA ATGGAGCAAATATTGCACTGATAATTTGGAATTGTTCATTAAAAAATCGTTTTTCTATCAATTGGCCATCACTTATTATG GAgacgaatcaaaaaaattacccGAT
- the LOC124492096 gene encoding uncharacterized protein LOC124492096 yields the protein MAQVSNTCFHMNSCVNILSVILMIMSTTKMISREDSDKISSLMGTYLLQGYTLLDDYCSICKTPLMRKRMELAFCMYCDHLKKKPDNEEQWSCGTFERKSQNETLAMISDDQPDDDNFTPRIRNKMQKIIMNMIEDLETQSQITSFQGNVRQNLENMSLLIEMIDKTIVMMKKL from the exons ATGGCCCAAGTTTCAAATACATGCTTTCACATGAATTCATGTGTCAATATATTGAGcgtaattttgatgataatgtcaacaacaaaaatgatctCCCGAGAAGATTCCGATAAAATTAGCTCATTGATGGGCACCTATTTGCTTCAAGGTTATACCTTATTAGATGATTATTGTTCTATTTGCAAG ACACCattgatgagaaaaagaatGGAATTGGCATTCTGTATGTATTGTGATCATCTCAAAAAGAAACCAGATAATGAAGAACAGTGGTCATGTGGAacatttgaaagaaaatctCAAAATGAAACCTTGGCAATGATAAGTGACGATCAACCAGATGACGATAATTTCACACCTAGAATCAGGaataaaatgcaaaaaatcatcatgaatatgATCGAAGATCTTGAAACTCAGTCACAAATCACAAGCTTTCAAGGAAATGTGCGTCAGAATTTAGAAAATAtgtcattattgattgaaatgattgataaaacaattgtaatgatgaaaaaattatga